The Cyanobacteriota bacterium sequence GTAGCTGCCATTCACCGCCAGTTGCAGCCCAAACTCTTCAAGAAACTCCGAAGTAGTGCGAGCGAGAATCTCGTGGTTATCCAGACTAGAGTTTCCAGGTGTGACCAATACCCTGAGTCCAGGAGTTGCCAAGTCTACGGTTACAATGTGCAACCAGTGGTGTTGTGGAACGCTGTGATATTCCGGCTGATAGGTAATGCCTTGGAACAGGGGCGTTTGAGAAATTGTTTGGCTGGGTCGCTGAAATACTAGCCCAGCATAGAAGAGGAATGGAGCAGCAAC is a genomic window containing:
- a CDS encoding phosphodiester glycosidase family protein, whose amino-acid sequence is VAAPFLFYAGLVFQRPSQTISQTPLFQGITYQPEYHSVPQHHWLHIVTVDLATPGLRVLVTPGNSSLDNHEILARTTSEFLEEFGLQLAVNGSYFFPIRENTPWDYYPHSGDPIGIVGQAISNGVTYSPVESGWPTICFLLGRAGNLP